TCGCTTCCTTAGCATCAGCGACATTACTGATCGTGCGAGTGTCCCCCTTAGCAGCATCACCCACCGAAACGGTTCCCACTGTGTTGTTCTGTACACCTGAATATTTCCCGGTGTAACTCTCAGCACCACGCCCACCATCTTTCGCACCATCCCCCAACGCCACACTGCCATCAGCACTGGCACTTGCATTGCGGCCTATCGCCGCGGAGCCTTTTCCATTGCCCGCAGCACCAGCGCCTAGCGCTGTCGCGCCTTCACCCGATGCCTGCGTACCCACACCAGCCGCTACAGACCCAATGCCCGTCGCACCATCGCCATCATAGTTGCCTCCCTGGGTACCACCATCATTCGTACTGTAGTAACGAACTGGTTTGATGCCCGCGACCACACTATTGAGCTGGCTGACGTTAACGGCATCCGTGTCTGCCATACCCGCTGCAACTTGAGTGATCCTTTGGCTGCCGGCATTAATGCCCGTACTGGTGACCGAGGGGCCATCCGCAATCACCAATCCGGTTGAACCCAAGATCACGCCGCTGCCCACCTTCACACCATCGGTCGTCATGACCGTGTTGCCAGTGGTCACACTGTCTAGTTTGAAATCCTTGGACAGATTGAAAATCACATCATTGCTGTCGCTTGCTTTACTGATCAACAGGTTTCCGTCGGTATTCTTCAAGTCCACCGACTCACCCGGCGCCACATTACTGCTGTTGGCTCCGGAAGCCATCAAATTCCAACCCTTACTGGCCGTATCGCTCACTGACTGAAGCTGGCCAACGTTGACGGCATCCGTATCTGCCGTACCGGCTGCAACTTGAGTGATCCTTTGGCTACCAGCATTAATGCCCGTGCTGGTCACCGAGGGGCCATCCGCAATCAACAATCCAGTCGAACCCAACGTCACATCACTACCCACCCTCACGCCATGGGTGTTCATCACCGTGTCGCCAGTGATCACGTTCTCCAGTTTGAAATCTTTGGACAAATTGAAAATCACATCATTGCTGTTGCTTGCTTTACTGATCGACAGGTTTCCGTCGGTATTCCTCAGGTCCACCGACTCACCCGGCCCCACATTACTACTGTCGACTCCGGAAGCCATTAAATTCCAACCCCTGCTGGCTGTAGCGCTTACCAACTGAAGCTGGCCAACGTTGACGGCATCCGTGTCTGCCGTACCGGCTGCAACTTGAGTGATCCTTTGGCTACCGGCATTAATGCCTGCACTGGTGACCGATGGACCATCCATAATCACCAATCCAGTCGAACTCAACACCACGCCACTGCCCACTTTCACACCATCGGTGGTCATCACCGTATTGCCGGTGGTCACACTGTCCACTTTGACGTCGTTGGACAGATTGAAAAGCACATCATTGCTGTCGCTTGTTTTAGTGATCAACAAGTTCCCATCGGTATTCTTCAGGTCCACCGACGCACCCGGCACCACATTACTGCTGTTGGCCCCAGAAGCTGTCAAATTCCAACCCTTGTTGGCCGTATCGCTCACCGATTGAAGCTGGCTAAAGTTGACGGCATCCGTGTCTGCCGTACCGGCTGCAACTTGAGTGATCCTTTGGCTACCGGCATTAATGCCTGCACTGGTGACCGATGGACCATCCATAATCACCAATCCAGTCGAACTCAACACCACGCCACTGCCCACTTTCACACCATCGGTGGTCATCACCGTGTCGCCAGTGGTCACACTGTCCACTTTGACTTCGTTGGACAGATTGAAAAGCACATCATTGCTGTCGCTTGTTTTACTGACCAACAAGTTCCCATCGGTATTCTTCAGGTCCACCGACTCACCCGACCCCACATTACTGCTGTTGGCCCCAGAAGCTGTCAAATTCCAACCAGCATTGACAGATTCAGTAAGTGACTTAAGCTGGGCGACATTCACCGCATCCGTATCTGCCGTACCCGCTGCCAAACCTGTCATCTGGCGTGTCTTGGTGGTGTCAGAGGACACATTGCCGACACTGACTGCCGACAGCGTACTCCTCCACGTTGACGAGGAATCAGTCGAAGTACCCCTTGTCTTTGGATCATAGCCAGAGATACCCGCGCCGGTAGAAGCCAGTGAGCCTTGTCCCAGCGCCACGCCTCCATTTGCAACGGTCACACTGCTTGATGCGCCAATTGCCACCCCATTGGCGCCCGAAGTCGCTGCTAAATTGCCTATTGCTATCCCTAAATTACCTGTACCGGATGCGCCAGTCCCTAAAGCAATTGAATCAAGAGATTGCGCACGAGCCGTAGAACCAATGGCAATCGCACGCAGCCCGCTTGCAACAGTGGCGCCACTGGTCTTACCGTCAGTTTTCGAACCTTGCCCTGAACCGATAGCAATCGAGTCGATGCCAGCCGGTCCATTCACGGTGGCAACGCTCCCTAGACGCATAGAATAAGTTGCACCAGTGATATCAACTAAACCGAGTTTGCCCTCATTGACATATAAGGACCCGCCAAGAACAAGGTTTCTATAGTCGAAAAACAGGGAATACTCTGTTTGCGTCAAATCCGGCTCGCATTGCGATCCACTAAAATTCTGAATGATGGACTGCTGATTACTATCATCCAGTATTTGTACGCATGTTCCAGTAGAATTGGCATTCACGTAGACCTGAGCTGCTGCTTTCCCGGCATACCCCATCGACGCCGCAAGCACTGTTAAAAAGACACCTTGCAGCTGCCTCCTGTCCTGCACTTTACCACTGCGCTTAGCGACCATCGCCTTGTTGGAACGTCCGGATCCCGTGCCTTTTTTACCTGAAGACACTGAAGTCATAACCGCGTGTTGCAGCGGATGACCGATTCCATATTTCGGCATAAATGGATCAACACTTTTGATTCTACCCAACCGAACCATGGGCAGTGCAACGTCAGCTTGCATAACAATACTCCTTCACTTTGGCTCGGCAATGCCGAGCATTTGAGACTACGAATTACTGTGGATTAAAGAACTGCCAATAGAATCGATAGAATTGAGAAAATCTATTGAATTGATTTCCATCCCCTATAGATTTATCTCTAAACATTGCAATTGTACAAATAAATGTGACTAACATAAACATTTAAATGTGACAAATGGAAGAATTTTGCGGCGCGTTGTTAACGGTGACACCAAGGATCAAGCACTCAGCAATCGACCTGAAGCGGATGTACTCTTAACGCTTACCGGATCTACGTTAGATTGCTAGCTACGGAAGTTGGCTAAAAACGGCCATGCAGTGACCATTGCGTATCTATCAACTGATAAGGAATGGCGACTCATTTATGATGCACAACTTATCGAGAAGTAAACTTTAATCATTACGAAGAAAGCTTCGACACACCAACCAAAAAATAGACGATATCTTATTATTAAATATACTAATCAATATCAGCATCTTTTAAAATATAATCGCACCAACCAACGTCGAATATTGCATCATCAACACCAAGCTTGAAGTAATACCACTATGGATACGCATATATTAAGTATTGAATACATGCAAACGATCTATTACATTGAAATTTTCAAATTATTATTTTCCATGTTACATAACACGGCAACTGAATCACCGATTGGAACCATTCACGTAGATCACCTTCCTAAAATCAAGATAGATGCTTGTCAGATCGCTCACTGATGGCAATCCATCAGCCGTCTCGTGAATATTTGATTCATAGCCAAATTGATCAAAAAACTGCCGATTTCCCCGTATCCAATACCGAAAAACCATCTAGAACAGATGTTCTTCATTATTTAAATAGTCATTACAATAAAAATTGTATTGAAATATTATAAAAAGAAATGTTTAGACGCCAAGATATTCACTTGAATTTATCTATCATGGACACATCCTGTCACCGGTCATCAGTACTTCCAAAGTTCATTATTTAGCCCTATTTAACCTGCATTCTCCTTAGCCTTTCAAACATAGTGAGTTCAGGTACCATGCGTATCATCCATACTACTTCCTCATCTATGGACCACTCCAACCAACACACAGCCTCCATCACTCAAGCCCAGGCAGAAGAAGCTGTACGCACCCTGTTACGTTGGGCCGGTGAAGATCCCACCCGTGAAGGTTTGCTTGACACACCACGCCGTGTCGTTGAAGCGTACGGGGATTGGTTCAGCGGTTACCGCGAAGACCCCCATGCCTACCTGCAACGCACTTTCGAGGAAACCTCTGGCTACGACGAGCTGATTGTGTTGCGCAACATTACCTATGAAAGCCACTGTGAACACCACATGGCACCCATCATCGGTAAAGTTCACGTTGGCTACTTGCCAAACGGTAAAGTGGTCGGCATCAGCAAGCTGGCACGTGTGGTTGATGCCTATGCGCGCCGCTTCCAGGTACAGGAGAAAATGACTGCACAGATTGCAGCATGCATCCAGGACACATTGACCCCACGCGGCGTCGGTGTCGTGATCGAGGGTGCGCACGAATGCATGACCACCCGAGGTGTGCACAAGCGTGGTGTATCGATGGTCACCTCAAAGATGCTCGGTGCCTTCCGCCAAGACGCACGCACCCGCGCCGAATTCTTAAATTTCATCGAAGTAGGTGGTGAGAGTTGATTCACGTGATGGACTTATAAATGAACCCGCCCGCATCGCCGGCTACTGTTCCCTCCGCGACCCACCGCTCTGGAAGCTGCTTGCTACCGATCAGACACCAGAAATCATCGGATTGTTGTAGGACGTTTTACTCGTTACTCGGCAATGTGCACCGCCACTTGGCGCACTAAAAACGCCGCACAACTTTCCTTCACGTTGCCACGCACCAGACACTGCCCATGCCAACACAGACAAATCAAGCAAACAAATCACGGTCACCGGTCCCATTGAGCAACCAGTGACCCCAGCCACAGCGAACGCCCCAAGAACCAACACTGGCAAAGCCCCACCCACCCAACCTTTTGCAAGACAACGACTCGTGTGACTGATCGCTCCACACTGGACATCACCATTACATCCAAGCAATAGACCATATTCGACAACACATTCATGACAACAACGCCCCTACAACAGACGCATGTGTGAAGGCACCAGAGATAGCAGCAACACGGGCGATGACCTCATCTCCAGGATCGCATGTTACGAAAAGACCAGCCCGTACATTCAAACCGCAGTACAGCATTCGAAGAAAATACCGATACATCGCTGCCAGGGTGATCTCTCAGCACATCTAACAGCGCACTCGTGCACGCTATGATGCATCGCTGCGCCGCATCCACCTGGAGTGCTCATGAACCCGATCCGCCCATTCCTGGACAAGACACCGCAACTGGGTTGTGCCGTATACGTCGATCCAACCAGCACCGTCATTGGTGACGTCATCCTTGGCGATGACGTCTCGGTGTGGCCACAGACGGTCATCCGTGGCGATGTTAACCACATCCAAATTGGTGCCCGCAGCAACGTGCAGGACGGCACCATCATCCACGTCAGCCACCACAGCCCGTACAACACGACCGGACATCCAACGCTGATAGGCACAGACGTGACCATCGGACACGGCACCATCATCCACGCTTGCACCATCGAGAACCTATGTCTCATCGGAATGGGCGCCTGCATCCTGGATGGCGCCACCGTAAAAAAGTACGGCTTCATCGGTGCTGGCGCCGTTGTCAGCCCCAACAAAGTAGTGGGTGAGGCGGAACTATGGCTCGGCAATCCGGCACGCTTGGTACGCAAGCTCAGCGACAAAGAAATCGAAAGCCTGCACTATTCAGCACAACATTACGTGCAACTGAAAAACCGCTACTTAGGTTTGAGCACAAAAACCGCAAGCACACGTCTCTCTGGAACCAAAGCCACATAACACTCTCCACTGCTACAGCAGCGTCCCATCACCCCACAGCGTGGCCGCAGAGCCGTCAAGATCGCCTGCTTAACGCGCGTTGCACACCTTCCAGGTGCTGCCATCCATGCAACCCAACGAAAGGGACGACCCCCACGAATCCTCCTTGTCGCCTTGTGTCTGCGTCTTTCATCAGATGCGATTGACCTTCGCACGTGTCGACATGCTGCTTGTTACATCAACCCGTCAGGATGATTGGTATACAGCTGAATGACGATGTCTTCATGCAGAATGCAGGGAACATGCAGGACAAAACAGACCGCGAAGATCCAACAGCCGTCAACCACCACAGATTCCTCCACACCGCGTGATGGGTTACTTGCACACGCCCCGCGTCGCCGCCTCATTCGCTGGTAACAGTGGCCACTGGCACACCGTGTACATACAGTGTGACCACCCCTCGCGCTCGGAATGGCAGGCTAGGACCCACGCCCAACACGTCTTGCTCGACCTGACGACGGTATAGGCCACCGCTGCCTCAAAAACAGCACGATGTCAGTCTCAAGTGTGGTGTGCTTGGCAAGCCAGTGGGGTTGATCCTCACCGCACAACAAGCCAAGGCCATCTGCAATGCAAAGAAAAACATAGCCAAATGCTTGTGCAGTGTATTAAGCAGTTTTGTCAACTCTACATACGTGACAACAAGCACTCCAACAGCGATCGTGTGTCGGCCTCACTGAGGTGAGTTTTGAACATACGTGAAAAAGTGGAGTGAGCACTTTCCCTGAATCCCGACCCGTTTAAGACACCAGTAGCATGAGGATCGAAGTCCTGGTTACTGTCGTTGCGACAATGGAAATTCATTGAAAAATCGCAAATTGCATCCTTGACCGGGACAGCACAACGTCTCAACAAAATGCTAGCCGAACTCTTTCTGAAACGCCATCCGCTCAGATCAGTCAAACCCACTGCAATCACTCCAGCACACACAACCCCAGCTCAACCAGCCAGACCCTGCAATACGACACCCTCCTTAAGTACAGGCCATACGATCTCAATCACTGAACAGCCTTAAACCGGAGCACGCTGGCGGACGGCCTCAAAAAGCGTCACACCCGTCGCGACCGAGACATTCAAGCTCTCGATGCCGCCCGACATTGGAATGCGTGCAAGCACATCACAGTGCTCGCGGGTCAGTCGACGCAGCCCGTCAGCTTCTCCACCCACCACTAACGCCACGTTGCCACGCAGATCCAATGCATACAGCGAAGTCTCGGCCTCGCCCGCGAGCCCATAGATCCATACATCCTGCTTCTGCAATTCACGCAGAGAACGCGCCAGATTGACGACCGGAATGACCGGGAGACGATCCGCCGCACCCGCTGAGGTTTTACGTACCGTCGCATTGATACCAGCCGACTTGTCTTTGGGGATAATCACTGCTGTCACCCCAGCCGCCGCCGCACTGCGCAGGCAAGCGCCTAGGTTATGGGGATCTTGCACCCCATCCAGCACCAGCAGCAGTGCCTGACCTCCAGCCGTATCCACCAGTCCTTTTAGATCATTCTCGGCCCAGAGATAAGCCGCCACATAACGTGCGGCTACCCCCTGATGACGCACGCCACCGCCGACCCCATCCAGCGCCTGCGTGGTCACCCGGCGCACCTCAATCCCCTTGCGCCGCGCATTTCCCTCAATGTCAAGCAGCCGCTGATTCTTGCTGCCAATCTCGACCAGCACCTCACGCACGTGCTCAGCATCATTCTCGATAGAAGACACAACGGCGTTGATGCCAACAATCCACTGGTTTTGCTTATTCATGATCTAGATCTAAAAAAAGATCGAAACATGGTAGGCGCTGCTCTCCCCTGGGACCAACCACAACGAGCATATGCCGACCTTCGAAGTCCATCGCGAAGCAAAGACCGATACCCGTCGCACGGCATGTCACCGTCAGGCAGCACTGTTGATGTTTGCTTCGCTACAACCCACTGATCGCAAGTGCAAGGTATCCAAGCACGATGTCCCGGACAGCAATACATCGTACGTCGGGACTAATCAGGTACCACACCCCGACATCCACACGGCGTCATATACACCGAATCCTTCCATCTTCAAGCAACAGCTTCACCTGAAGATGGAAGCAGTCCCACCCGCTCGGCCACGCGATACCCAATAGGGAAAGCACTTGCACTTTCAGGTGATCACCGCGTCCTGACGACCTTCTTGCGCTTAGCAGACTTCCCACGTGGCACCCGGGGCGGCACATCCTGTGGAACCTGCTCACCCATTGAGCGCTCAACCAACCGGAAATCGATCTTACGCTCCTCCATGCTGGCTTTGAGCACCAGAACACGCAAACGATCACCAAGCCGGAACACACGACCACGGCGCTCACCTGCCAGCATCTTTCGAATCGGATCGAAGTAATAGTAATCCTGCGGTAATTGGGTCACATGAACCAACCCCGTGACCTTGGATTGCTCCAACTCTACGAACAGACCGAAGCTGGTCACACCACTGATCACACCATCGAACTCACTGCCGACGTGCCGTTCCATCCATGCGGCACGGTAGCGCTCATCCACCTCGCGCTCGGCCTCATCGGCGCGGCGCTCGCGGCTAGAACACTCCAATGCCAATGCAACCATGTTACGCGGCGTATACAGGAAACGCTCCGGTGGCGCACCACTGAGAGCATGTTTGATCGCACGGTGCACCAAAAGATCAGGATAGCGCCGGATCGGCGAAGTAAAGTGCGCGTAGGCATCCAGCGCTAAACCAAAATGACCGCGATTCTCAGCCGAATACACGGCTAGACTCTGGCTACGCAACAGCACTGACTCCAGCAGCACCGCATCTGGACGCTCCCGGACCTTGTTCAACAGCTTGGTAAAGTCGCCGGGCTGCACCTTCCCCCACGAGGGCAAGCTGAGCTTGAATTCTTTGAGAAATTCCAGCAAATCGGCGTATTTACTCTCCGGCGGTCGCTCGTGGATACGATACGGTGCTTGCACCGCCGCCTTGAGCAAAAAGTCTGCGGCCTGCACGTTGGCAGCAATCATGCATTCTTCGATCAGCTTATGCGCATCATTGCGCACCAACATCCCGGCCTGAGTCACCTCGCCGCGATTGTCCAGCACAAAACGGACTTCCGATGACTCGAATTCGATCGCCCCCCGCTGTGCCCGTGCCTTGGCCAACACGCGATACAGCTGATGCAATTGTTGCACCTGCGGCAATAACGCACCCAGGTGCGCCTGTGCCTCTGCATCGTCTTCACCCACGGCCCTCCACACCTGTGTGTAGGTCAAACGGGCATGCGAGTTCATCACCGCCTCGTAGAAGGACGAAGACTTCACCTTGCCCTTACGATCGATTTGCATGTCGCACACCAAGCACATCCTGTCGACCTTGGGCTTCAGTGAGCAAATGCCGTTGGACAAGGTCTCCGGCAACATCGGCACGACGAAGCCGGGAAAATACACCGAGGTGGCGCGTTTCATCGCCTCTTCATCCAGCGGCGTACCTGGACGCACGTAGTAAGAAACGTCTGCAATCGCCACCACTAAGCGGAAACCACCACGGTTGGGCTCGCAGTACACTGCATCGTCAAAATCTTTCGCATCCTCGCCATCAATCGTCACCAACGGCAGCCCACGCAGATCCACGCGTCGGCCAACCATACTTGACTCTACAGTCAACGGCACCGCCGCCGCCTCATCCAACACCATCTGTGGAAATACATGCGGTAACTGATGACCATGAATGGCCGTCTCAACGACCAGCGACGGAGTCAGTGCGTCACCAAGCACGGCCAGGATGCGACCGATCGCCGGACGGCGCGTGTCTGGGGGCACAACCAATTCACACACGACCAATTGGCCCTCGCAGGCACCGCCGATACGGTCCGGTGGGATCTGTACATTACGCTGTAAACGCTTGTCGTCCGGCTCGACATAAGCGATGCCCTGCTCATAGAAAAAGCGTCCGACCAGACGGGTCATCCGACGTTCCAAGACGCGGGCGATCTTCCCCTCGCGGCGGCCACGGCGGTCGATACCAGTGAGATTCACCAGCACCCGATCACCATGGATGACCTTGCGCATCTCGAACGGAGGTAAGAACAGGTCGTCCCCTCCCTCATCCGGCTTGAGGAAACCGAAGCCATCGGGATTGGCAATCACCGTACCAGCAATCAGGTTGACGTGCTGCACCGGAGCAAAACCGCCACGGCGGTTCTTGACCAATTGACCATCACGCACCATCGCACCGAGACGCCGCCCAAGGATGTCGATGCGATCGCCAAACCCGAACCGATCGGCAATCTCCTCAACCGTCTGTGGGCCATCGCACGCATCCAACAAATCGAGAATTGCCTCACGACTCGCAATAGGCTCAGCATAACGTTCGGCCTCACGTGCCGCATGCGGATCCTGAAAAGGCACTGCTGCCGCAGCCCGAGCTAGGCGTGGTGACGCTTTCCTAGAGGAAGACGCTGCGGGCGCATGTTTTAGGGGGGCTTTGCGTTGACGTAATCGCTTACCCGTCACGACTGCCGGCGGCGGCGGCGTGGCTGGGGACAACGTAGTGTGTCCCTGTTGTTTGCCGTCGGGACTCCGCTTCTTGTTCGATGTCACCTTAGATGGGGCCGAGACACGCTTTGCAGAAGAGATCGTGGTGGTACGTGCAGTCTGTGACGCCTGAGCGCCCTTGATAGTTTTTTTCTTCATGACCGCCCATGGTACCTCTGAGTACGCATCACGTCCGCTGAAACAGTCACCTTAGATAGATCCATCCAGCAAAAAATCATTAACAGTCTTATCTTGATCGTGGCGGTCACACCTGAGTCGGTCTCTCAGGCCGTGAAATTGATAGACGGTCCAGTGTCTAAAGACTCGCGAATAAATAAAGCTTTAGGCTATGTCTTCAGCATCTAATGGAATCCAAAACACTTCCACGCACTACTAGTGGCTGATGAAGACATAGGAAGGTTACGAATGGATATCGCACAGCAGCGTATGGACATGACATCGAAGTTTCAACATCCGAACGAGCTTTTTTCAACCACTTTAACGCGCGTTATGAACGCTGTAGAAAGAGACTGCGCTGCCGAACATCAGAAGGATGGAGACGACACAATGCAAATTTGCTAAGCGATCAGGCCATCGTTCTTTATCACCAACCAGTCGTCACCCAACGCTTCATGCATCCGCAGCTGCGCTGGCCTCCTCTTGGAAGGGATGGCAGCAGTACGAAGCCATGTCCAGCCTCAGCAAGGATGATGGCTGCAATGCCATCCCCTGCATCCTGTGCTAGAAAACCACTTTTACTCTTTGACCCGCGATGTGCTGCACATGCTGCATCTGCTGCATCCGCTAATACATTTGGGCGCACACCCGGCAACGCACAGGCATGATGCGTCCTGTCAGCAAGCAGGACAGCACGCTTACCACCCTCTCTGCTTTTACGTTTGCTCCTGCTCCAGCATCGCCCACCCGTGCGCCATGCCTAACAACAGATGACGACTTCCGGTCATCCAGAACCAGTGATGCTGGAGTACTCCGTTGTGCCCGGAGCAGCATGCAGGATCGAACTTGCGTTCTTAACCATCACTTCGCAGTAGCCGGACTGCAAGCCACTTTGAAAGTGCTAAGCGTGCTGACAGACCGTCTCATAAGGAACGAACTGTTTGATTCGCCTGTGCATGGTGGGTTGTCGCCCCAATCGGCGACCTGGTTTGCAATCCCAAGGTTCAATGCACATAGCGTCAGTGCGCGCGGCCTTCAGGCCGCCGATTCCTTAACTCGGTATTACAACCATGCACCGTCAACCTCCTTCAAATGCAGCACGTCATGTTAATGCGCATCAGAAGGGTACTCACATTGTGAGTACCATCAAAGTAAATCAATAACTTACGATAGTTTCCGAGAGCAGCCTATATCGCCTTGTCCTACGGAGCCGTAAGCCAGAGGCTATTGCCTTCTCGGATTGGGTGACAGATGAAGTTCTCCCCTCCATCCGCAAGACGGGCCGCTATACCGCTACCGGCACGATGGTAGATGACAATGTGCTCTACGCCATCCGTTTTCTGTCCGGACACTTCAAGGGGCTGCACGAGATGGCCCGCGTCAACAAGGTGTCGCAAGCGCTGGCTTGGCTTGGGGCTAAGCGGATCAGCGGTGAGCTTTACGACCGCCTGCTTGACGGGATGCATGGCGGTGTCGGTCCGATAGAAAAGGCCCTTGACCCGCACATGGAACAGGCCGCGCAACGGGTGCTTGGCGAGCTGTACAGACCACGCCGCACGGCTTGATACGTGTGGCAGCGTAGTGCGGCGTTGATACCGCCGCACTTTTCCCCCTAATCTACGCGCCTGAGTGGTGATCCCGCACATTTGTTTTTGCCGCCATCGCGCGATTTCCCCCAAGCCCTGTACACCCGCAGGGCTTTTTTTATTGAGCACAGACCGCCTCCGGGCGGTTTTTTGCGTTGCGGAGAACGGCTATGAACCTAGGAACCGAAGGCATCGCCCTCATCAAGTATTTTGAAGGGTGCAAGCTGACCTCGTACAAATGCCCGGGTGGCAAGTGGACCATTGGCTATGGTGATACCGGGCCTAGCGTGGTGCCTGGTTTGAAGATCACCCTAGAGGAAGCCGAAACGCGCTTTCACACCCGGATGTCTAAGGAATTCGTGCCGGGGGTGCGTCGGAGGCTGCGCGTGCCTGTCACCCAATATCAATTCGATGCGCTGGTCTCGCTGGCTTACAACATCGGCTTGGGGAATTTGGGGATCTCAACGTTGCTGCGCAAGCTCAATGCGGGAGATGTCACAGGCGCGGCGGAGCAGTTCCAGGTATGGAAGCACGCCGCTGGGCGTGTCTCTAGAGGCTTGATCATACGGCGGGCCGTAGAACGGGTGTTGTTTGAAGGTGGGGATTGGCGCGCCGCAGCCAAACGCTTACATGCCGAAGCAAGAAAGCGCCGTGATGCAGTGAAGGACCGGTGTGCTTGACCTGACCGACATGCCCCTGTGGAAGGAAGCCTTTTGCGTGGGCCTGGCGATGATGGCCGGAACGCTGGGCTATTGCATGCGCACGCTTGATGAAGGCGGGAAGCTGCTGTGTTCGCGGGTGTTGGTTGAAACCCTCAGCGCGGGGCTGGTGGGCTTATGTGTCATGTGGGGGTGCGACGCGCTCGATATGAGCCAGTCCATCACGTTCGCCACGGTCGGGGTGTCTGGGTTGATCGGTACCTCCAATAGTCTGGAGTTCATCCAACACGTCATCTCCCCAAAAATGAGTTCTAAAAAGAGACCCTCTGATGATCGTTAAACGGATACGCCGGATGCGTCAGCATCTGCCCAGTGTGCGGTTGCTGATCGAGTACACGATGATTGGGGCCTTAGTGGCGCTGATCGGTCATGCGGTGCTGGCGTGGTCTGAACGTAGCCAGTTAGCGCAGCGTGCCACGCACCTGGCGCAGCAACTGGCCCGTGTGGAAAGCACCTTGGAGCAGCAGATCGCGATTAACCGTGATCAGGATGAAGCGATTGCACGGCTGCGCTCCTTACGCGAGATCGA
This region of Xylella taiwanensis genomic DNA includes:
- a CDS encoding YadA-like family protein — encoded protein: MQADVALPMVRLGRIKSVDPFMPKYGIGHPLQHAVMTSVSSGKKGTGSGRSNKAMVAKRSGKVQDRRQLQGVFLTVLAASMGYAGKAAAQVYVNANSTGTCVQILDDSNQQSIIQNFSGSQCEPDLTQTEYSLFFDYRNLVLGGSLYVNEGKLGLVDITGATYSMRLGSVATVNGPAGIDSIAIGSGQGSKTDGKTSGATVASGLRAIAIGSTARAQSLDSIALGTGASGTGNLGIAIGNLAATSGANGVAIGASSSVTVANGGVALGQGSLASTGAGISGYDPKTRGTSTDSSSTWRSTLSAVSVGNVSSDTTKTRQMTGLAAGTADTDAVNVAQLKSLTESVNAGWNLTASGANSSNVGSGESVDLKNTDGNLLVSKTSDSNDVLFNLSNEVKVDSVTTGDTVMTTDGVKVGSGVVLSSTGLVIMDGPSVTSAGINAGSQRITQVAAGTADTDAVNFSQLQSVSDTANKGWNLTASGANSSNVVPGASVDLKNTDGNLLITKTSDSNDVLFNLSNDVKVDSVTTGNTVMTTDGVKVGSGVVLSSTGLVIMDGPSVTSAGINAGSQRITQVAAGTADTDAVNVGQLQLVSATASRGWNLMASGVDSSNVGPGESVDLRNTDGNLSISKASNSNDVIFNLSKDFKLENVITGDTVMNTHGVRVGSDVTLGSTGLLIADGPSVTSTGINAGSQRITQVAAGTADTDAVNVGQLQSVSDTASKGWNLMASGANSSNVAPGESVDLKNTDGNLLISKASDSNDVIFNLSKDFKLDSVTTGNTVMTTDGVKVGSGVILGSTGLVIADGPSVTSTGINAGSQRITQVAAGMADTDAVNVSQLNSVVAGIKPVRYYSTNDGGTQGGNYDGDGATGIGSVAAGVGTQASGEGATALGAGAAGNGKGSAAIGRNASASADGSVALGDGAKDGGRGAESYTGKYSGVQNNTVGTVSVGDAAKGDTRTISNVADAKEATDAVNLRQLDYVAQQANRYVDDKIHSIGDAQSFVKVNHVSSSSTPSASGVDATAIGVGAVASGTDSLVVGQHANASAESAIAIGSNAVASGADSVAMGKHANVSADNAVAIGANSVADRANSVSVGSAGSQRQVTNVAAATADTDAVNLGQLNQGLITAKQYTDGIVGSLRRNSNAGVAAAIATANLPQAYVPGRGMTSVGVSSYQGQSAIAVGVSAVSESGRWVFKFSGSANTRSQVGVGAGVGYQW
- the folE gene encoding GTP cyclohydrolase I FolE translates to MDHSNQHTASITQAQAEEAVRTLLRWAGEDPTREGLLDTPRRVVEAYGDWFSGYREDPHAYLQRTFEETSGYDELIVLRNITYESHCEHHMAPIIGKVHVGYLPNGKVVGISKLARVVDAYARRFQVQEKMTAQIAACIQDTLTPRGVGVVIEGAHECMTTRGVHKRGVSMVTSKMLGAFRQDARTRAEFLNFIEVGGES
- a CDS encoding gamma carbonic anhydrase family protein produces the protein MNPIRPFLDKTPQLGCAVYVDPTSTVIGDVILGDDVSVWPQTVIRGDVNHIQIGARSNVQDGTIIHVSHHSPYNTTGHPTLIGTDVTIGHGTIIHACTIENLCLIGMGACILDGATVKKYGFIGAGAVVSPNKVVGEAELWLGNPARLVRKLSDKEIESLHYSAQHYVQLKNRYLGLSTKTASTRLSGTKAT
- the rlmB gene encoding 23S rRNA (guanosine(2251)-2'-O)-methyltransferase RlmB; translated protein: MNKQNQWIVGINAVVSSIENDAEHVREVLVEIGSKNQRLLDIEGNARRKGIEVRRVTTQALDGVGGGVRHQGVAARYVAAYLWAENDLKGLVDTAGGQALLLVLDGVQDPHNLGACLRSAAAAGVTAVIIPKDKSAGINATVRKTSAGAADRLPVIPVVNLARSLRELQKQDVWIYGLAGEAETSLYALDLRGNVALVVGGEADGLRRLTREHCDVLARIPMSGGIESLNVSVATGVTLFEAVRQRAPV